DNA from Methanocella sp.:
GGCCGTCGCGGACGCGGTCGAGGAAGGCGCCATCCCTAAGGATATGGTCGAAGACATCGTTCTCATCGTCTCAGTTTTCGTTCACCCGGCGGCGAAGGATTATACGCGCATTTACAAGTACAACTACGGGGCCACCAAGCTGGCGCTCGCCAGGGCCATGGAGGGCTTCCCGTCCGTCGACAAGGTCACGTACGAGAAGGACAGGGGCATGCACGCCATCATGGGCTACAAGATCATGCGCCTCTGGGATCCTCCTTATTTGCAGATCGCCATCGACGCGCCAGACCTGGGCGTCGTGGAGCGAGTGCTCACCCAGGCCCCGAAGAACGACCACATCATCATCGAGGCGGGTACGCCGCTCATCAAGCGTTACGGCCTCGAAGTGATCAGCAAGATCCGGGCCATCAAGAGGGACGCCTTCATCGTGGCCGACCTGAAGACCCTGGACACCGGTAACCTGGAGGCCAGGATGGCGGCGGACGCGACTGCTGATGCTGTCGTCTGCTCGGGCCTCGCCCCGCAGGAGACCATCGAGAAGTTCGTCGAGGAGGCCCGAAAGGTGGGCATCTACTCCATCATCGACATGCTCAACGTGGAGAGCCCGGCGAAGGTCGTCGAGTCCCTCAAGCACAAGCCGGACATCGTCGAGCTCCACCGCGGCATAGACACCGAGGGCCAGAAGGCAGAGCACGCCTGGGGCAACATCGCAGGAATTAAAAAAGCCGCGGGCGGCAGGAAGCTGCTCGTCGCGGTCGCCGGCGGCGTGAAGGTCGAGAACGTCGAGGTCGCCATCAAGGGCGGCGCGGACATACTCGTCGTGGGCAGGGCCATCACCAACGCAAAGGACATCGAGGGCGCCACCAGGGCTTTCCTCGGGGCCATGCACAAGGACGAGATCGATCAGTACCGCATCATGACCGATTTCTGAAAAAGGACCCATGGGTGGCGTGAGCCATCCTTCTTCTACTTTTACTTTTTAGCGGTTCGACGCCCGCCCGATGGCGGGCTACTCTGTCTTTTCGGGAGCTACGATGTCAGGGCCGGGCTTGCACCCTATTCGCACGGCTGCTGATGCAGCGTGCTCATACGCAAGCCCTGAGCAGCGTTTTATCCTTCGGAAAAAACGCTCATTACCCCGCCATTGTGCACGAGCGCTCCGCGCGGCGTAGCATCGGCCTGATGGCCGACTGATGCCCGAAAAGCCTCCGCCGAACGCTATTTTTAACTTGAATATACGGTAAATTATAATGAATCTGTTATAACCCTGCGCGCAGAATTGTATTCAGCACATTTATGGAAGCTACTAATGGTACGAAGATGGCGGATCACGATTTTATAAGGTCCGGCTATCTCAGGCAAATACTGGATATCCTGCCCATGGGTATCCTCATTCTCCAGGCGCCGGCCGGCAACATCGTCATGGCCAACCCGGAGATGGAGAAGATTCACAAACGCCAGTTCCCTCTTCCGATAGCGACCGATGAATACATGGAGTGGAGGCTGTTATCCGTGGATGGCCGGCATATATCAGTGATCTTATTTTACTCTCAGCCTTCTCGTCCAGGCGGCCAGGCCCACCATCATTTCTTTTACTTTCTCCCGCGTCTTCGCGTCCGTCACTTTACCGCTGGCGTCGACCTTGTCCGCTACGAAGGGCACCATGACCTCGGGGCGATTTAACGCGTGCATGTTGACGTAGACGAACGTCTGCCGCAGGTGGTACTGCGCCCTCGCCCCGGCGATCATGCCGATGGAGGCGCTCATGACGGCCACGGGCTTATCGTCCCAGGAGTTATCGCCCGGTGGCCGCGAGGCCCAGTCGATGGCGTTCTTGAGGACGCCCGGCACCGAGTAGTTATACTCCGGCGTCGCGATCAGGATGGCGTCGGC
Protein-coding regions in this window:
- a CDS encoding bifunctional 5,6,7,8-tetrahydromethanopterin hydro-lyase/3-hexulose-6-phosphate synthase; amino-acid sequence: LVGDKAGPVGMAFANGMTNMSAGHTPLLAVVRPNLIPKPATLIVPKVTVKNLDQASQIFGPAQAAVAKAVADAVEEGAIPKDMVEDIVLIVSVFVHPAAKDYTRIYKYNYGATKLALARAMEGFPSVDKVTYEKDRGMHAIMGYKIMRLWDPPYLQIAIDAPDLGVVERVLTQAPKNDHIIIEAGTPLIKRYGLEVISKIRAIKRDAFIVADLKTLDTGNLEARMAADATADAVVCSGLAPQETIEKFVEEARKVGIYSIIDMLNVESPAKVVESLKHKPDIVELHRGIDTEGQKAEHAWGNIAGIKKAAGGRKLLVAVAGGVKVENVEVAIKGGADILVVGRAITNAKDIEGATRAFLGAMHKDEIDQYRIMTDF
- a CDS encoding NAD(P)H-dependent oxidoreductase — protein: MDKIKVLGFAGSLRKGSYNKALLRTAREESPEDMELEVFDIEGIPPYNQDLDNDMPARVKEFKQKIKAADAILIATPEYNYSVPGVLKNAIDWASRPPGDNSWDDKPVAVMSASIGMIAGARAQYHLRQTFVYVNMHALNRPEVMVPFVADKVDASGKVTDAKTREKVKEMMVGLAAWTRRLRVK